One genomic window of Mercenaria mercenaria strain notata chromosome 2, MADL_Memer_1, whole genome shotgun sequence includes the following:
- the LOC128555118 gene encoding uncharacterized protein LOC128555118 isoform X1 translates to MPMQFMFSSVSAYTQGLIASSMDDVRIDIHSNNNIFSVDLDKYQTYQFRLNNSGFDQLVYSNGSVTALYEENLLYINSTNDSDLAFEQLQPIKSWGTTFIIPSLIGKSNNVFRITTGNYSVRILINNGTHHQRSEYILPFNFKDIYFKTSSMFLQSDKPVQVVQFCTSYVNGNTGDPFITVVPPLTSFLTGYIFKPMDGLNTFNHYVTLTVESKYASGLLLNDKSLSIQRAEPLSTQAGSYKILTLVVSTTTNILCHVGGHEFGALLYGYYSATAYGYPLGMKLSADYRVEDTEDLLKTEDAQSNISEEIFLFRQIYRGPNERGKRDSMHIISLNTANKE, encoded by the exons ATGCCAATGCAATTTATGTTTTCGAGTGTTTCTGCATACACACAAGGTCTTATTGCAAGTAGCATGGATGATGTCAGGATAGACATACATTCTAACAACAATATATTCAGTGTTGATTTGGATAAGTATCAAACGTACCAATTCAGACTAAACAACTCTGGCTTTGACCAACTAGTGTACTCAAACGGAAGTGTAACGGCTCTGTATGAAGAAAACTTACTTTATATTAATTCAACTAATGACTCGGATCTTGCCTTCGAACAACTACAACCCATAAAGTCATGGGGAACTACGTTTATTATTCCTTCGCTCATTGGCAAAAGTAACAATGTTTTCCGCATCACAACAGGCAATTACTCTGTTCGCATTCTTATTAACAATGGCACACACCATCAACGCAGCGAATATATACTCCCTTTTAACTTTAAGGACATTTATTTCAAGACTTCAAGCATGTTCTTACAGTCAGACAAACCAGTCCAAGTTGTCCAGTTTTGTACAAGTTATGTAAACGGTAATACTGGCGATCCATTTATAACTGTGGTACCACCTCTGACCAGTTTTCTAACGGGGTATATATTCAAGCCAATGGACGGTTTGAACACATTTAATCACTATGTGACACTAACGGTTGAATCGAAATATGCTTCTGGCCTTTTActtaatgataaatcattatctaTACAAAGAGCAGAGCCATTGTCAACTCAAGCTGGATCGTATAAAATACTTACGCTTGTGGTGAGCACAACGACCAATATACTCTGTCACGTTGGAGGACACGAGTTCGGTGCATTACTGTATGGATACTACAGTGCTACAGCGTACGGATATCCTCTTGGAATGAAACTTTCGGCAG ACTATcgggtggaagacacagaagATCTTCTAAAAACAGAAGACGCACAATCGAACATCTCGGAAGAgatcttcttattccggcagatctaccgtggcccaaacgaacggggcaaACGTGATTCAATGCAtatcatatctttgaatactgcgaacaaagaatag
- the LOC128555118 gene encoding uncharacterized protein LOC128555118 isoform X2, translating to MKSYKNAVQYISDNCQTATVTHLASTPTTSTQTSEVVRKGPVCMSCSDMVHVELCDHVEHCSYGEVCFLEKYIQMENEIRFKSGCKLAQDCTQHSGREHCTECCSDDFCNSRGCNETGISGVLSRGPLCYDCSYAASPNECNVISLCNQGQVCSVEEYAWGNYKHFEMECQNNLECATKKRGIGEKRSTLTCKHCCDSDFCNTNCNGTVAGHGVAIVG from the exons atgaaaagttacaaaaatgcAGTTCAGTATATTTCAGATAACTGCCAGACTGCCACAGTTACACATTTGGCAAGCACCCCGACAACAAGCACACAGACCAGTGAAGTGGTCAGAAAGG GTCCAGTATGCATGTCTTGTTCAGATATGGTGCATGTAGAACTATGTGACCATGTAGAACACTGCAGCTACGGAGAG gTTTGTTTCCTGGAGAAATACATCCAGATGGAAAATGAAATACGTTTTAAAAGTGGCTGTAAACTGGCGCAG GATTGCACACAACATTCTGGGCGAGAACATTGTACTGAATGCTGCTCTGACGATTTCTGTAACTCGAGAGGCTGTAACGAAACAG GTATTTCCGGTGTGTTAAGCAGAGGTCCGCTGTGCTATGACTGTAGTTATGCCGCATCACCGAATGAATGCAACGTCATTTCTCTGTGTAACCAAGGACAG GTATGTAGCGTTGAAGAATATGCATGGGGAAATTACAAGCACTTCGAAATGGAATGTCAAAACAATCTAGAG TGTGCCACAAAGAAGAGAGGAATCGGAGAAAAGCGTTCCACTCTCACCTGTAAACACTGCTGTGATTCCGATTTTTGTAACACAAATTGCAATGGTACTGTTGCCGGACATGGGGTTGCCATTGTTG GCTGA
- the LOC128555118 gene encoding uncharacterized protein LOC128555118 isoform X3: MSCSDMVHVELCDHVEHCSYGEVCFLEKYIQMENEIRFKSGCKLAQDCTQHSGREHCTECCSDDFCNSRGCNETGISGVLSRGPLCYDCSYAASPNECNVISLCNQGQVCSVEEYAWGNYKHFEMECQNNLECATKKRGIGEKRSTLTCKHCCDSDFCNTNCNGTVAGHGVAIVG, encoded by the exons ATGTCTTGTTCAGATATGGTGCATGTAGAACTATGTGACCATGTAGAACACTGCAGCTACGGAGAG gTTTGTTTCCTGGAGAAATACATCCAGATGGAAAATGAAATACGTTTTAAAAGTGGCTGTAAACTGGCGCAG GATTGCACACAACATTCTGGGCGAGAACATTGTACTGAATGCTGCTCTGACGATTTCTGTAACTCGAGAGGCTGTAACGAAACAG GTATTTCCGGTGTGTTAAGCAGAGGTCCGCTGTGCTATGACTGTAGTTATGCCGCATCACCGAATGAATGCAACGTCATTTCTCTGTGTAACCAAGGACAG GTATGTAGCGTTGAAGAATATGCATGGGGAAATTACAAGCACTTCGAAATGGAATGTCAAAACAATCTAGAG TGTGCCACAAAGAAGAGAGGAATCGGAGAAAAGCGTTCCACTCTCACCTGTAAACACTGCTGTGATTCCGATTTTTGTAACACAAATTGCAATGGTACTGTTGCCGGACATGGGGTTGCCATTGTTG GCTGA
- the LOC128555118 gene encoding uncharacterized protein LOC128555118 isoform X4: MVHVELCDHVEHCSYGEVCFLEKYIQMENEIRFKSGCKLAQDCTQHSGREHCTECCSDDFCNSRGCNETGISGVLSRGPLCYDCSYAASPNECNVISLCNQGQVCSVEEYAWGNYKHFEMECQNNLECATKKRGIGEKRSTLTCKHCCDSDFCNTNCNGTVAGHGVAIVG; this comes from the exons ATGGTGCATGTAGAACTATGTGACCATGTAGAACACTGCAGCTACGGAGAG gTTTGTTTCCTGGAGAAATACATCCAGATGGAAAATGAAATACGTTTTAAAAGTGGCTGTAAACTGGCGCAG GATTGCACACAACATTCTGGGCGAGAACATTGTACTGAATGCTGCTCTGACGATTTCTGTAACTCGAGAGGCTGTAACGAAACAG GTATTTCCGGTGTGTTAAGCAGAGGTCCGCTGTGCTATGACTGTAGTTATGCCGCATCACCGAATGAATGCAACGTCATTTCTCTGTGTAACCAAGGACAG GTATGTAGCGTTGAAGAATATGCATGGGGAAATTACAAGCACTTCGAAATGGAATGTCAAAACAATCTAGAG TGTGCCACAAAGAAGAGAGGAATCGGAGAAAAGCGTTCCACTCTCACCTGTAAACACTGCTGTGATTCCGATTTTTGTAACACAAATTGCAATGGTACTGTTGCCGGACATGGGGTTGCCATTGTTG GCTGA